TCATTTATTTGGAACGAATGAGGCAGGACTGGTAGTCGCTGTTATGCGAATATTACCACGTGGTGTTTCTTATGAGGAGGTATCACTTGGTAGATTAGCTGTTAAAAAAGAATACAGACAACAAGGTATAGGCAATGCTCTTATGGTTGAAGCACTAAAAGTGATTCAGTCTAAACTTGGCGACCAGTCTGTTCGTATTTCAGCGCAGCAATATTTGAAAAATTATTACAAGAAACACGGCTTTAAACAGGTGGGTGTTATGTATCTGGAGGACGATCAGCCTCATATTGAAATGATTAAAGAAAATAGTTAACAGTCAGGTATTCAACTAGAATAATCTTTTGTTTACTTTTGCCGCCTAAACTATCAGCATGAGATCATACCAAAGAGTTTTCCTAACGGTTGTTGCCGTATTTATTGCAAATGTATTATTCGCAAAAGAGTACAAGTTCGACACCGTACCTAGCGATCCTCTTAAAACAAGAATCTATGAGTTAGAGAATGGATTAAAAGTGTACTTGTCTGATAATAAGGATGCTCCA
The window above is part of the Flavobacteriales bacterium genome. Proteins encoded here:
- a CDS encoding GNAT family N-acetyltransferase, with translation MKQTIIWQAKDFKELSVDEYFEILFLRSEVFVLEQVCPYQDVDSKEPHAIHLFGTNEAGLVVAVMRILPRGVSYEEVSLGRLAVKKEYRQQGIGNALMVEALKVIQSKLGDQSVRISAQQYLKNYYKKHGFKQVGVMYLEDDQPHIEMIKENS